DNA from Mesorhizobium loti R88b:
ACAGCATCGACGGCTTTACACCGACGCGCGACTTCAATGCCGACGATGTGCTGTTCACCTTCGACCGGCAGGGCAACAAGCAGAACCCCTTCAACAACTATGCCGGCCGCCAATACATCTATTTCGACGGTATCGGCATGCCCGGCCTTGTCGCCGGCTGGCGCAAGCTTGACGACTACACCGTCGTCATGACGCTGAAGGCGCCGCATGCGCCGATGCTTGCCGACCTGGCGATGGATTTTGCCTCGGTTGTCTCCAAGGAATACGCCGACAAGCTCGCGGTGAAAAAGCGGCTTCTCGATCTGGCGGTCAAACCGGTCGGGACCGGTCCGTTCCAGCTCGTCGACTACCAGCAGGACGCGGTCATCCGCTACAAGGCCAACCCGGACTACTGGCGCGGCAGGCCGAAGATCGACGATCTCATCTTCGCCATCACCACCGACGCCAATGTCCGCATGGCGAAACTGCGTGCCGGCGAATGCGATCTGATGCCCTATCCCAATCCGGCCGACCTTGAGGCGATCAAGGCAACGCCGGGCATCAAAATCATGCGGCAGGAGGGCCTGAACACCGGATATCTTGCCTTCAACACGCTGCAGAAGCCGTTCGACGATCCGCGCGTCCGAAAGGCGATCGACATGGCCATCGACAAGAAGGCGCTTGTCGATGTCGTGTTCCGCGGCACCGGCGAGGTCGCACGCAATCCGCTGCCGCCGACCTCATGGGCCTATGATGGGACGGCCCCTGACGATGTCTACGATCCGGATGCCGCCAGGCAGGCGCTCGCCGCGGCCGGCATCAAGGATCTGCACATGAAAATCTGGGCCATGCCGGTGCAGCGTCCGTACAATCCGAATGCGCAGCGCATGGCTGAAATGATGCAGTCCGATCTGGCAAGGATCGGCGTCACAGTGGACGTCGTTACCTACGAATGGGCGGAATACCTCGCCCGCTCGAAGCCCCGCGATCGCGACGGCGCCATGTTGTTCGGTTTCACCGGCGACAATGGCGACCCCGACAACTTTCTTTCGGTGCCGCTTGGCTGCGCCGGCGTCGGCGCCACCAACCGCGCCAACTGGTGTTTTCCCGCCTTCGACGATTTGCTCAAGCAGGCCGCCGGGATCGTCGATCCCGACGCCCGCGCTAAACTCTACATGCAGGCGCAAAGGATATTCCGGGAACAGACACCGTGGGTGGTGATTGCCCATTCCGTGGTGTCGATACCGATGCGCGAACGGGTTCACGGTTACGTCATGGATCCGTTCGACCATCACGACTTCTCGAACGTCGACGTCAGCGAATAGCGCCCCCGCAATGCCGGCCGATCTCGATGTCTATGTGGAGAGCCTGGGCAATTTTCGTTCGGGGCGGGAGTATTCCGTCCAGTCGCTGCTGTCGCATCTGCAACAGGCCGGGATGACGGTGCGCGTGCTCGACCGCCCGGCGCGGGAGAATCTGGCGCCGGCGGCTCTGCTGCACATCGACCTGACCGAGGTGCCGCAACCCTACCACGACCTCGCCCAGCGCTATGTCCGCACCATCAACGGCCGGGCGCTGTCGATCCACCGCCACCTCTATTCATCGCTCAGGGTAAGCGCCGGTGACAGCCATTCCGGTCCGGTCATCGTCAAGACCGTACTCAACAGCAGGGGCCGGCCCGAACTGCGCTGGCGGCAGTACCGCAATCCTTGGACGCGGGCGGCGCATTTCGCCCGCAAGACCGTTGACCCCGGCTACAAGGCGCGGCTGTGCCCGCCCTATCGCGTCTACGACAATTTGGCGCGGGTTCCGGCACAGGTCTGGCTCGACGATCGCCTGATGGTGGAGAAATTCGCCTTCGACAGCCTCGAGCTGCCCATCGTCAAGCATCGCTACATGTTCCTGCTGGGCGCCGAGGTGAACATGCGGCAGGTCTACAATGATGTGCTTTGCGCCGGATCGAAGATCCTGAGCAACGAAGAGGGCGGCGCCATTCCAGAGGAGGTGAGGGCGGTGAGGCAGCGTCTGCATCTCGATTTCGGTGCGATCGACTATTTTATCGTCGATGGCAAGGGCATCATCGTCGACGCCAACAAGACAGTTGGCTCGAACCCGGAATGGCTGAAGAAGAACCGCTTCCGGCAGGAATTCGACGATCGCATGGCCGCGGCGCTGATTGAATTCGTGCGCGGCTGATCCGATGTAAGCGGCTTACCCGTTCCTGGGGGCTGATCGCACCGTGACGCGGTCGATGACGCCACGTAATGCCGCCAGATTGCAGTCGACGACATTGCCCGCCTGCAACGATCATGGAAGCCTTGCGCAGAATGCTTGCGCCCGATGCCGGCTGTTCTTATATACGCGCCAAGCCCTGCGGCGCCGGAACAACGGGCGCCGGACGGCATTTCTTGTGAACAGGGGCTTTCGTCGGAACGCCTTCATGGGTCCTGAAAGCCTGCTTAGAGGAGAGACTTAGAAAATGGCAAAAGTAATCGGTATCGATCTCGGCACCACAAACTCCTGCATCGCCATCATGGATGGCAAGGAACCGAAGGTGATCGAGAATGCGGAAGGCGCGCGCACGACGCCTTCCATCGTCGCCATTTCGGGCGACGGCGAACGTCTCGTCGGCCAGCCGGCCAAGCGCCAGGCGGTCACCAATCCTGAAAACACCATCTTCGCGGTCAAGCGCCTGATCGGCCGCCGCTATGACGATCCGGTGACGGAGAAGGACAAGAAGCTTGTCCCCTACAAGATCGTCAAGGGCGACAATGGCGATGCCTGGGTCGAGGCCGGCGGCAAGAAGCAGTCGCCCTCGCAGATCTCGGCCATGATCCTGCAGAAGATGAAGGAAACGGCGGAAGCCTATCTCGGCGAGAAGGTCGAGAAGGCGGTCATCACCGTTCCGGCCTATTTCAACGACGCCCAGCGTCAGGCGACCAAGGATGCCGGCAAGATCGCCGGCCTTGAAGTCCTGCGCATCATCAACGAGCCGACCGCGGCAGCGCTTGCCTACGGCCTCGACAAGAAGGATGGCAAGACCATTGCCGTCTATGACCTTGGCGGCGGCACGTTCGACATTTCGGTGCTCGAGATCGGCGACGGCGTGTTCGAGGTGAAGTCGACCAATGGCGACACGTTCCTCGGCGGCGAGGATTTCGACATGCGCCTGGTCGAGTACCTGGCAGCCGAATTCAAGAAGGAACAGGGCATCGACCTGAAGAACGACAAGCTTGCCCTGCAGCGCCTCAAGGAAGCGGCTGAAAAGGCCAAGATCGAGCTGTCGTCGACGACGCAGACCGAAATCAACCTGCCCTTCATCACCGCTGATGCGACCGGCCCGAAGCACCTGACGCTGAAGCTGACGCGTGCCAAGTTCGAGCAGCTGGTCGACGACCTCGTCCAGCGCACCATCGAGCCCTGCAAGGCTGCGCTCAAGGATGCCGGCCTGAAGGCTGCCGAGATCGATGAAGTCGTCCTGGTCGGCGGCATGACCCGCATGCCCAAGATCCAGGAGATCGTGAAGCAGTTCTTCGGCAAGGAACCGCACAAGGGCGTCAACCCGGATGAGGTCGTCGCACTCGGCGCCGCCATCCAGGCCGGCGTGCTGCAGGGCGACGTCAAGGACGTGCTGCTGCTCGACGTGACGCCGCTGTCGCTCGGCATCGAGACGCTGGGTGGCGTGTTCACCCGCCTGATCGAACGCAACACGACGATCCCGACCAAGAAGAGCCAGGTGTTCTCGACGGCTGAGGATAGTCAGTCGGCCGTGACCAT
Protein-coding regions in this window:
- a CDS encoding ABC transporter substrate-binding protein — its product is MTRKRFVLFLATFFLTALPGFASAAKTLVYCTEVSPDTFDPALASGTRDASATALYNRIVEFEPGTTKVRPGLAETWDVSDNGLSYTFHLRHGVKFHSIDGFTPTRDFNADDVLFTFDRQGNKQNPFNNYAGRQYIYFDGIGMPGLVAGWRKLDDYTVVMTLKAPHAPMLADLAMDFASVVSKEYADKLAVKKRLLDLAVKPVGTGPFQLVDYQQDAVIRYKANPDYWRGRPKIDDLIFAITTDANVRMAKLRAGECDLMPYPNPADLEAIKATPGIKIMRQEGLNTGYLAFNTLQKPFDDPRVRKAIDMAIDKKALVDVVFRGTGEVARNPLPPTSWAYDGTAPDDVYDPDAARQALAAAGIKDLHMKIWAMPVQRPYNPNAQRMAEMMQSDLARIGVTVDVVTYEWAEYLARSKPRDRDGAMLFGFTGDNGDPDNFLSVPLGCAGVGATNRANWCFPAFDDLLKQAAGIVDPDARAKLYMQAQRIFREQTPWVVIAHSVVSIPMRERVHGYVMDPFDHHDFSNVDVSE
- the dnaK gene encoding molecular chaperone DnaK, with the translated sequence MAKVIGIDLGTTNSCIAIMDGKEPKVIENAEGARTTPSIVAISGDGERLVGQPAKRQAVTNPENTIFAVKRLIGRRYDDPVTEKDKKLVPYKIVKGDNGDAWVEAGGKKQSPSQISAMILQKMKETAEAYLGEKVEKAVITVPAYFNDAQRQATKDAGKIAGLEVLRIINEPTAAALAYGLDKKDGKTIAVYDLGGGTFDISVLEIGDGVFEVKSTNGDTFLGGEDFDMRLVEYLAAEFKKEQGIDLKNDKLALQRLKEAAEKAKIELSSTTQTEINLPFITADATGPKHLTLKLTRAKFEQLVDDLVQRTIEPCKAALKDAGLKAAEIDEVVLVGGMTRMPKIQEIVKQFFGKEPHKGVNPDEVVALGAAIQAGVLQGDVKDVLLLDVTPLSLGIETLGGVFTRLIERNTTIPTKKSQVFSTAEDSQSAVTIRVFQGEREMAADNKALGQFDLVGIPPAPRGVPQIEVTFDIDANGIVNVSAKDKGTGKEHQIRIQASGGLSDADIEKMVKDAEANAETDKKRRGLVEARNQAEAMLHSSEKSLKEYGDKVSEADRKAIVDAIAALKTASEGDDAADIEAKSQVLAEASMKLGQAMYEASQKEAAEADAKADAAKDSDVVDADFEEINEDDDKKKSA